Proteins encoded within one genomic window of Psilocybe cubensis strain MGC-MH-2018 chromosome 2, whole genome shotgun sequence:
- a CDS encoding ATP synthase subunit 5, mitochondrial: MLLASAARTVSAAPGLGRRAASAIAPKYSKAVFGAALAKSPATLTKVHADLAAFSAALKKDAEVANFVNNPTLSSQERAKGLQAVFSKLEGAGAKKDAFSDISKNLLTVLSENGRLVETESVIEGFNELFAEYKGELTVTVTSATPLPKDVLNRLETSLKQSQTAQAAKVLKITNKVNPSILGGLIVDFGDKTVDLSVQSRVTKLNNVLTQGSLAPERACDDNLEIVRWDSWQTVADEISWYVSSLNFPPEHFASHSFQTQPEPSFQWVETPRNTYYSGLSGANPATRYCTAFTQIHRSHELAKRT; encoded by the exons ATGTTACTCGCCTCAGCCGCACGAACAGTGTCCGCCGCCCCAGGATTGGGCCGTCGCGCTGCCTCTGCCATCGCCCCCAAATACTCCAAGGCTGTCTTCGGTGCTGCCCTCGCCAAATCCCCTGCAACCCTCACCAAAGTCCACGCCGACCTCGCTGCCTTCTCCGCCGCCCTCAAGAAGGATGCTGAAGTTGCCAACTTTGTGAACAACCCCACATTGTCTTCGCAGGAACGCGCCAAGGGCCTCCAGGCTGTCTTCTCCAAACTCGAGGGCGCTGGCGCGAAGAAGGATGCCTTCTCCGATATTTCTAAGAATCTGCTCACTGTGTTGTCGGAGAATGGAAGGCTGGTTGAGACCGAGAGTGTCATTGAGGGATTCAACGAGCTCTTTGCTGAGTACAAGGGCGAGCTGACCGTCACCGTCACGTCTGCCACTCCTTTGCCAAAGGATGTCCTCAACCGTCTCGAGACGTCTTTGAAGCAGTCGCAAACCGCCCAGGCTGCCAAGGTTCTCAAGATCACCAACAAG GTCAACCCTAGTATTCTTGGAGGACTGATTGTTGACTTCGGTGACAAGACCGTTGACTTGAGCGTTCAATCCCGTGTCACCAAGCTCAACAATGTCCTGACAC AAGGAAGTCTTGCTCCCGAAAGAGCTTGCGATGACAATTTAGAAATTGTTCGCTGGGATTCATGGCAAACGGTTGCAGACGAAATATCTTGGTATGTATCTTCTCTAAACTTCCCGCCTGAGCACTTCGCTTCGCATTCGTTCCAAACCCAACCCGAGCCTTCATTCCAGTGGGTCGAAACCCCGCGGAATACATATTACTCTGGGCTATCTGGCGCCAACCCTGCAACTCGTTATTGCACGGCTTTTACACAAATCCACCGGTCTCATGAGCTCGCGAAGCGCACATAA
- a CDS encoding Smr domain-containing protein (Smr domain-containing protein YPL199C), producing MDVALSILAGLGLRIFLVPTNTGPTNKLTTAILGLWEGIVLHQVSGRSTSPNLDHVLAYGLRIVMDLLISKDLQRMVMVLLWSALGSVASEAFVPRASLRAALKKDRERVKERRHRHSRSIPTAVPILSTPLPPRIRAYRAPDPDQSSINPLLPENPPPPFSSSISPLERPPTPPSFFLQEDSILSPSPKPVLLQVQQSTEHFVQEALPVRPRSGLASLLDHSPDSGSPLPVPNHLPTPPDTAIPSDGMNDLSNNDSYLDCHKPRFENQLYTIPELSSPEDNTAHPENGDQTSNVSPRSGDQHQNRNNITQQPLPNGPDPIDMPIPVPNYELRSSPNSVVVDWLTSQSSHVNAESLFPNQFATTSAEVQGALPVLLRHQDPLWHIHTPTASNHIIIQENIDERMDCVGNTKVNLQANYESEVDELLTPGARDKLAMETDNEHDADPLLTPKQARLDELEGQLSPLSLNVRSALGSDHAAAATEPAPNVTEDDFQDELQMPGSLSQNPLLQPPLPPSGPLFRRTTSPPPESPPPPSPSTILSDPSDASILSTRIPTRLYQRADQLRQKAREEESVRAQLEEQRKRAESEGRVMDALALKIKVRELDAEAYKLHEKAARRYFVARNTLTKSNEIDVHGLRPREAFDRVERAIIKANEEKRTTVRVIVGKGKHSIDQRPTLKPAVQREMQRLGIKCEVDARNQGVLIVSLPQPRL from the exons ATGGATGTAGCCCTCTCTATCTTAGCAGGCCTTGGCCTGCGCATATTCCTCGTTCCTACTAATACAGGCCCCACCAACAAACTAACAACCGCCATTCTCGGACTATGGGAGGGCATTGTTCTTCACCAAGTATCGGGTCGCTCGACATCTCCCAATCTAGATCATGTCCTTGCCTACGGATTGCGCATTGTGATGGACCTCCTAATCTCGAAAGATTTACAACGGATGGTTATGGTACTGTTATGGAGTGCTCTTGGCTCGGTCGCGTCGGAAGCCTTCGTCCCTCGCGCAAGCCTTCGCGCAGCCCTGAAGAAAGATCGGGAACGAGTCAAGGAGAGAAGGCACAGGCATTCGCGTTCAATTCCGACCGCCGTTCCTATTCTGTCGACACCATTACCACCACGAATTCGTGCCTACAGAGCACCCGACCCAGATCAATCGTCTATAAACCCGCTCCTTCCTGAGAACCCTCCACCaccattttcttcctctATATCGCCCTTGGAACGCCCTCCAACACCTCCCAGTTTCTTTCTACAAGAAGACTCCATATTGTCACCTTCTCCAAAACCCGTACTCCTCCAAGTTCAACAATCCACGGAACACTTCGTCCAAGAGGCGCTTCCTGTTCGCCCTAGGTCTGGCCTTGCCTCCTTGCTTGACCATTCTCCAGATTCAGGTTCGCCCCTCCCTGTTCCTAACCATCTTCCCACACCTCCAGACACGGCTATCCCCTCAGATGGAATGAATGACCTTTCCAATAACGATTCTTATCTTGATTGTCATAAGCCACGCTTTGAAAACCAGTTGTATACCATTCCCGAGCTTTCGTCACCAGAAGACAACACCGCACATCCGGAGAACGGTGATCAAACTTCAAATGTATCTCCTCGTAGCGGAGACCAACACCAGAACCGAAACAATATTACCCAACAACCTCTTCCTAACGGGCCTGACCCAATTGATATGCCTATCCCAGTTCCTAATTACGAGCTTCGAAGCTCGCCCAACAGCGTCGTGGTTGATTGGCTAACGTCGCAATCATCACACGTGAATGCTGAGTCTCTTTTTCCAAATCAATTTGCTACAACATCTGCTGAGGTTCAGGGCGCTCTTCCTGTGCTCCTTCGCCACCAGGATCCTCTTTGGCATATACACACCCCCACAGCCTCTAATCACATCATCATACAAGAGAACATCGACGAAAGGATGGACTGTGTTGGTAACACTAAAGTAAATCTTCAAGCCAATTACGAAAGCGAGGTTGACGAACTTCTCACCCCCGGCGCTCGGGATAAACTCGCAATGGAAACGGATAACGAACACGATGCTGACCCTTTGCTTACACCCAAGCAAGCACGCCTCGATGAACTAGAAGGCCAGTTATCTCCGTTGAGTCTCAACGTGAGATCTGCTCTGGGGTCTGATCATGCCGCCGCTGCGACAGAGCCCGCACCAAATGTCACCGAAGATGACTTTCAGGATGAACTTCAGATGCCAGGGTCTTTGTCACAGAATCCACTCCTGCAACCTCCGCTACCACCTTCTGGACCTTTGTTCCGACGCACGACTTCTCCGCCACCGGAGTCTCCCCCTCCACCTTCCCCGTCTACCATCCTCTCTGATCCGAGCGATGCTTCGATACTTTCTACTCGTATACCAACCAGACTCTACCAGCGTGCTGATCAATTGCGCCAAAAAGCTCGAGAAGAGGAGTCCGTAAGAGCGCAACTAGAGGAACAAAGGAAACGTGCCGAGTCGGAAGGACGGGTGATGGACGCCCTTGCTTTAAAAATCAAGGTCCGAGAATTGGATGCTGAAGCATACAAGCTACACGAGAAAGCGGCACGGAGATACTTCGTTG CCCGAAATACCCTTACCAAGTCTAATGAAATTGATGTACACGGCCTTCGTCCACGTGAGGCTTTTGACCGGGTCGAGAGAGCTATCATCAAAGCAAATGAGGAGAAACGCACGACTGTCCGTGTGATCGTTGGAAAGGGCAAACACTCTATCGATCAGAGGCCCACTCTTAAACCTGCTGTCCAACGAGAGATGCAAAG GCTAGGGATCAAATGCGAAGTCGATGCCCGCAATCAAGGTGTTCTGATCGTTTCACTTCCACAACCTCGTCTTTGA